From the Blastocatellia bacterium genome, the window GCCCCCGAACGATTGCGGCGAGGGATCGAATGGGATGAACCATCGGTCTTGCGCCTCTTCAAGGCGCATCGTTTTATTTCGCGTGCATCCAGACGTTGCACGTCTGGCTACCCTCTTGGGGGCGTCTGCCGACGCCCGGACAAAAACGGAGGCGCCAATCGCGTGGGTCAACGGCGGGATTGGTGAACGGCGTATCGAGGATGCGCTCCCGACGGGCAACGTTCAAAACAAATGGCCACGCAAGCGGCCCCGCGAAGGTAGCCAGACGTGGAACGTCTGGATCAGGAAGCGGAGTGATCAACGCGTATTGACGGCGCGCCCCGACGGGCAACGTTCAAAACAATGGGCCGCGGAAGCGGCCCACCCGAAGGTAGCCAGACGTGAAACGTCTGGAAAACGCGACGCGAATTAAATCCACCGCGCGTTGGAGACGCGCCAGACCACCATACGCGGACGCTCCCAGAAGACGAACCGCACGTTGCAACACGGACCGCCAGGTGCAATTGTTCAAGGGGCAATGGGCCGCGGAAGCGGCCCACGCGAAGGTAGCCAGACGTGAAACGTCTGGAAAACGTGAGACGAAAAATGACGGCGCGTTGAAGACGCGCCAGACCACCGGACGCGAACGCTCCCGGCCTCCGAACGATTGCGGCGAGGGATCGAACGGGATGAACCATCGGTCTTGCGCCTCTTCAAGGCGCATCGTTTTATTTCGCGTGCATCCAGACGTTGCACGTCTGGCTACCTTCTTGGGGGCGTCTGCCGACGCCCGGACAAAAACGGAGGCGCCAATCGCGTGGGTCAACGGGGCGGATTGGGGTGGGCGATAGCGAACCCCTTTGATAATGGGCACAGGTTCCGTACCATAGCCCGCGGAGCGGGCGGCCCATGCGATTGACGCAACCGAGCGGTGCCGGGCATGCGAGCGATAATCTGATGGGCCGTCCCCTTCGGGGGTCTGGGGGGTGATGGCTGTTGTCCTGGGGCTTGCTATCGCTCACCCCAGGACTGTCGCAGCCAGAAGCATCCTCGCCCAAAAATGTCAGCGCAATGAGGGGGCAAAGAGGATGCTATTCGTAAAGAGTCGCGTCAGTCCCTGCCAGAAGAGACGAAAGTTCGGATCGTGCGCATAGAGGATGACCTGTCCGCGACCGGTCGGCTCGCTGATGACGTAGGATGTTCCCCGGAGAAGCTCGACCGTATTATTGGGCCAGACGAATCCGCTCAGGCGAAGATTTTCCCCCTCGAACGTCACCACGTTAGCGCCGTCCCGGCTGCGCGTGAAGAAGCGACCGGAGAAGACGGGGACGGCCAGGTTCTCCGATTCATAGCCGAAGGTCAAAAAGTGGTGACGGTCGAACGTCGCCCGGAAGATGGAACCCGGAACGGGCAGAGGACGCGGTCCGGCCGGCGGTTGAGCCTCCGGGCGTGCTTGTTGCGCCGGGGGCGTCGGCTGTTGCGGTGATGTGGATGTGCCTGGCGGTGGCGCCGCGGGTTGTGATGGTCGTTCCTCCTGAGCCCCTACCAGACGCGACGTGGTCAGTTCAACGCCCCGCAGGGTGAACAGCTCAGCTCCACCCCCGATGCCGATGAGGACACCTCCCTCGCTGACCCAGCGCTTCAATCGTTCGATCCCGCGATCTCCCAGTTGACTCCGATAGGCTTCGGCCGACCCCTCGGGGAAGATGATCACATCGTAGTCGAAAATGTCTGCGCGAGTGAGGGAGCCAATGGTCATCGGGATGAAAGGAAGGCCGAGCCGTTGCTCGAACAGAAACCAGAGGGCTCCGTAGCTTGTCGGAGAGACGCCCTCGCCCACGATGACGATCACTTTAGGCAGACGCAGCGAGACGACGGTTCCGGAGCCGATCCCCGTATCGCCGCGATCGGTATAGGCGGTGCGGGCAGCCAGAACGCGCACGCCGCACTCCCGGGCCAGTTGTACGATGCGCTCGTGCAGCGACTGGGGATTGCGCTCCACGCGAACGACGATTGTGCCGCGAGGGAAGTCCTGACCCTCGACGCGCAGGGGTCGAGTGGCGACGGCAATCTTGAATCCTTCCTTGAGCAACTGCACGGCGAGTCGGGCGGCGCCGTTTGTGTCGTAGGCAAACACATAGGCCGATGTTGCCGGAGCGTTGACCACTTCTCCGGTCACCAGGGGCTTTCGCTCGCTGCCGATGACGACGCTCTGCGACTCATCCAGGGCCAGCGGCGTTGCTGCCACCGGGGGAGCATCTTCCGTCCAGTAGGCTTCGATGCCGAAAGCGAACGGGAGCGACCAGGCCGTGACATCGTAGAACCCGTAGCGTTCCCGGGGTTCATTTCGTCCCCGCTTTTCGTTACGCTCGCGGATCTCCAGTTGGCGCTTGACGAATTCGGGATCGAGTTCGGCATCGGGCTCAAGCAGGGTCTTTGCCAGCCGGCCCTGAGGTTGAGCCAGATCAACGATCAGAACGCCGGGAGGAAACTGTCGAGGTGTTGCGGCACCGCCGAAATAATCGTGGGCGGCGCGAGAGGAAAACGCTTCGCGGGTCTGGCGCACTTCGATGCCGGCGCGAAGCAAGGCTGCCGCCAGCTCCCCTGCCCGACCGGGATCGGCTCCCGGGATGAGCACGATCCGTTTCATTCGAGCCGTTGCCGCTTCCTCGATGGCCGTGCGCCGAAAATCATAAAAATACTGCAACAGGCGCTCGCGGTGGCGAGCCGCCGTCTCCAGCGTCGCCAGGCTGCCGGTGAAATGCTTGGCGATGCCATCCCGCAGCGTGACGACCGTCTCATCATCCCGACGAAAGCGCAGCCCTTTATATCCCCCGCCATCGGTCTCAAACGTCATTCCGATGGCTCCGTTGAGCGAGGGCCAGCTATCCCAGTAGCCGGGGTAGTAGAGATCATAGACATCGCGGACGAAATACGGCCACTCATAGCGGTCGAAGGCAGCGGCATTCCCCCGGC encodes:
- a CDS encoding M14 family zinc carboxypeptidase, giving the protein MKKVACWIYLSLLMGSLVGGERLASADRFDFYARGPYRSAVPRPSTILGYEPGEAHTDFAGMEKVIEAIAQAASDRVKVVPYGKSYERRTLRLVIISAPENMARLEEIRAALARLADPRTIRSADEAATLIRSTPVVVWLNYANDGNESAAFEAALQVIYQLAATEDPQLVHALRQAVVIVNPAHNPESHERFVAWYNSVAIGSEDPLAYEHTPPWGVSTNNNHYQIDLNRDALASTQVETQALMRAYRQWNPQVFVDHHGQVPQFFFPPPAAPVNANLPRTIHELMDLFGRGNAAAFDRYEWPYFVRDVYDLYYPGYWDSWPSLNGAIGMTFETDGGGYKGLRFRRDDETVVTLRDGIAKHFTGSLATLETAARHRERLLQYFYDFRRTAIEEAATARMKRIVLIPGADPGRAGELAAALLRAGIEVRQTREAFSSRAAHDYFGGAATPRQFPPGVLIVDLAQPQGRLAKTLLEPDAELDPEFVKRQLEIRERNEKRGRNEPRERYGFYDVTAWSLPFAFGIEAYWTEDAPPVAATPLALDESQSVVIGSERKPLVTGEVVNAPATSAYVFAYDTNGAARLAVQLLKEGFKIAVATRPLRVEGQDFPRGTIVVRVERNPQSLHERIVQLARECGVRVLAARTAYTDRGDTGIGSGTVVSLRLPKVIVIVGEGVSPTSYGALWFLFEQRLGLPFIPMTIGSLTRADIFDYDVIIFPEGSAEAYRSQLGDRGIERLKRWVSEGGVLIGIGGGAELFTLRGVELTTSRLVGAQEERPSQPAAPPPGTSTSPQQPTPPAQQARPEAQPPAGPRPLPVPGSIFRATFDRHHFLTFGYESENLAVPVFSGRFFTRSRDGANVVTFEGENLRLSGFVWPNNTVELLRGTSYVISEPTGRGQVILYAHDPNFRLFWQGLTRLFTNSILFAPSLR